The sequence ATTGAGGAAACACTCAACAGCGCAATGAGATACTCACAGAACTTCGCTCCGTCTTTTGCCAGCCCTTGTGGGGTAGGACGCTTCGCAGTCTGGGCACTGGTCACATCGTGCTTCACTTGTGGCACCTTCATCCCACCTCTACCACCTTCCTTGGTGTGGCTAATGGGAGATACGTATTCATTTTCACCTGTCTGAGATCAGACATTTGGTTTGGTCAATAGAGTCTTTAGAAACAGCTTTCTAATATGAGTTAACATAACTTACATATATACGTCTCTAAGAATATAAGTTATCTTTCTGTGGACTTAAAACAGTTTCACGCCCTTTTCCATCAGGGCTTTCTGGCAGACATAGGTGCTGCTTGGCAGCACCACCTGCCTTTTAGGCAGCAGCAGTTGAACATTGAGCAGGCAaaagaggaggcagaaaaacCCCAGGCCTCAAACTCCAGGACCGAGGACTCAAATTTCAattgtttcccaaagaaagggagGATAGAAGGAGAAAAGACATCCTACAGTATTTATTAAAAGTAATCTCAAGGATACAGTaccttgaaaattttctttccttcctgtttctctctttcaagacttgttttttcctctttttcatccTCTATTATGGCTCTTCCAGGACTGAAAATGTCAGAAATGAGAGACATCTTGGAACCGAGACGCTTTAGCAAAGTCACAGGCAGACAGATTGCTTTATGGTTGTGCCCAAATAAACAGTCATTTTCCGTCTGAACGAGGTAGATGCCAAAAAGACCACCAGTACTAAAAGTAAGGGCAAATCCAAATCTAAAGGCCACTGGTTACTTGGGGTGATGGCAATCACTCTCGGAAAAGAGACAAACTAAGATGATTGTTTTCTAGTAGCAGCAATGGAAAAGCTGGATCTATTTGCCATTGGTGGTACCTGGCGGTGAGATGTGCCTCTCACCACACTATATTGCAATTTAGGGAAGAAGATACAGCAACAGGAGGCAGAACATGATACCTTTTTTCCAGCATCACAACTTTTCCCACTGAAGAGGCCCCCTTTTATCACATGATTCTTCAACCCCCATCAAAAAAACCGGCCGTCAGCCAGTGACAGTAATTGCACACTGCAAGGAGCTTGAAAGGTGACATTTATAGGGTGAAATTCAGTGTGGACCTTGCCTTTACCACACGGCTTTGGACCTGGAACCCGGCGTCCCAGTATGAGAGTCTCACACCTCTCCCTTCTTATGCTGAAAGAGTTCAGGTTTCAGCAGGAAAAGACAATGGATTTTCTGGTGTgccagaggagagaagaaaatctcCCTTCCAGATATTGCTTTAGAATGAAAATAATCTTGGAAACCATGAGTGCTGACAGAGAAGAGCATCATTGTCTACATTGTCTTGGTCATGAAATATATGAAATTTCTTTCTATTTACTGAGTGTTACAATATTCTAACCCTAACCTGGGTTAGTTGTGGGGTTAGAAGCtcgagagaaaggaaaggaaattaccTGGATTTGGCAAAGAAAAAGGTCTTCTGTTTCTAGAATAAAGAAGAGGAAAGCCTTCAGCCACTGTGCTTTTCTCAGCAGTTGAGCTTTTATACAAGACCTCAACTGTCATCtagtatttaaagaaatatttcttcagaaagcCCAGAAGCATTTTACGTTTGGAATAGTCATCAGACAAGGATATTTCCTCTACTTCGCAGGACAGGGGATACACATATTGACAAACTGTACAGGGATAATATAACAGTGCAAGGGATCAGGCCAATGCAGCTACTGGTCAGAATGAAAGCAATTACAGGTTGGAGAGCttacagaagaggaggaaggtttttttattaaataaagaatTTTCCAACCAACCATAAAATAAGACTACGGCCAAGCCAGAGAACGTCTCTGCAAATCACGCACAGATAAGTGCATTTGGAAACCTGTGCTATTTCCTGGACAATTTGGTTGCTTTGCAAGTCAGGACTTGAAAGTGGAGTTTGACATTTTCCAACGAGTCGTTTCTCCTCTTTCAGCAGAGCCGGAACTGATACCCAGTACATGATCATCCCCTGGCACGAGGCGACGTGTTCTCTCAGCCCAGCTACCCCCCAAGAGCCCGGCCGTGCAACCAAGCAGGTCTTCTCTGGGGACAGCTGTAGCAATTCCTGCCCTCTGCGATGCACTATCCTGCCTTCACTGCAGGATATCTCCACTGCCAAGGTAAACTTCCACCCCCTTTGTAGCCAGGGTAAAATGACCAGAGTCAGGTCATAGTTTGCAGCAGAGATATCCAGCAGGAGGGGATGAAAACCCATACAGCCGTGCCCACAACAGTCGCCCTCGCTTATGAGCCAAAGCTCAAAGCGTGCTGCCGTGAGAAGGAACTTGGCTCAATTTTGCTTTTATGCCTTCACAGAGGGATTACCAGCACCAGCCCCACCTTTGACAGGAAATTCCAGAACAATTCAGTGGATTTTCCCTCCAAGAATTCATGATCTTGATATCGGTGGTTGACACTTACTTGGTCTACCACCAACGTCCAGATGGTGTTATCACTTCCTTACATGATTGCAGAGGAAGTCGAGGGAATTGACTCTCTCCCCTAGTGTGTTTGGAAACCTCATTAGTCCTCATGCAATTTCTTACTTAGGTTTTGAGAGTCTTCACAGAcaacacacacaaagaaatacTCAGCAGATAagaaatacagatattaaaaatttCTAAGATAGAACGCACTATATGTATGGTACAGTCGAGCCTAGAAGATCAAAAGCAGCTGTGAGGACACTTACCTTGTACTCTTGAGGCTCTTCCTTAGGTACTAGAAAAGATATTTGTGAACAAGTATTACATTTCAGTCTGTGTTAAAGTCACTGCACTTTAAGTTGCAAAACCCGGCTTCAGCCCACATGCTCAGCGTCCAGGCACCCATTCACCATGGTACATTCACCGTGTCCTACTGGCCACGTCCTTCAATTTGCTATTGGAATGTTGGCTTACATTCAGAGGACTGCGGCATCGAGCTTGGCTGGCCACAGTTTTCATAGCCCCTGGGGCAAACCCAAAAGGGCTGTGGTGGGCTCCCCCAGGGAAGTTGCTTGGCTCCTGTTCCAATGGGAGAGAAAACCAATGCACAAGGCAGAAACTAACCTCCCCCAAAagggaaaactttaaaaaaagtaaaagcagagcAGTGGCAACTCTGATAGAGAAAATTATACTGTGAAGAAGTAGTGACGGAGATGGAAAAGTTCTGTACCCTGAAAAAACCCCCTGTTcccaagaagatgctgaggtttGCCTCActaccttattttctttctcttctacatGGGTAGTGTCTCTTTAACTTTTCCCCAGCGCAATTTTACACTGAGCACCATCTCACCACCAACATGCTGGTTCTTTTTTGTCCGTGCCTCATTCTGCGACAGTGCCCAGAGGGACAATAGAGGCAGTCATCTTTGGTCACCCCTACCAATgtgcagctgctttttttcagcttggagaaactacattatttccttttttaaaggctCTGTCCCAGATAGCGTGTAATTCGCCTCGCAACCTCGCCTTGCGAAGTACCTTCAATGACACACAAGGTTGTGGCGTCCCCAGACTGATTCAGGTACATCGGGGTTTCTTCATCATTATGCTGCTCTTCAAGTTGAGCACTGAGAAGATGAGAGAAAAGagacaagtgatttttttttttctcgtccTTTTAgaagtctgaaaaagaaaaaaaattcatcttaaGGACAAGGAATTCGAGTGCTTTGATActgagcctacaagaaagccgagCCTCCCCCCGACTCCACACCCCCACTGCTTTTCCTTTGGGAGGACCGGCAGCATTTATAGGGCTTGTGGCACATCAGCAGACTTCATACTGGGATTATGGGCTTCTGCCTACAGCGATCCCTCAAGCAGACACAGAACAAAAGGTCCAAGGAAATCGGAGCGCAGCATTTTTCAAACCTACCACCGCGACTTAAAAATTAATGACAACCCCGTTGCACCGTTTGGCATGCTGGTTCTCGCTTCAGGAAACAGGAAGGGGAAAATACAAACATCAGAGGGCACGTATAAAGGTCCTGCTCCTGAGCTTTATCAAGGGACGCACTGCACGCTGACACGGCAAGTGGCACTTGCCATCCACGGGGGGGACACGAGGTGTCCCAGCCACAGCACCGCACAGCCTCGAGCATTGGGCttcccagccccgtccccatctcctcattctccttttttcttttcctcctccggCAAGTCAAATCAGATTTGTTTGGGAATGGGTGCAGAGAGAAATCCAAGCTTTCCCAGAGCTCCCAGGCAAAGCCCCCAGGCTTCCCCTCCGCCCACGGCAGCCGAGGTTTCGGCAGCTCGGGAGCGTACTGGGAAGCGGCAAATGCACAAGACGCAGCTTGCAAGACCTGCGGGGGACAGGCTAGGGTGGTGAAAGAGCCTCGGGAAGAGTTATAGTGAGAACCTCCATCTTTTAACAGTAAGCCTATAAAAAAAACCTCAGGGAGGGTTTGGTCTTCCTTGAATCACCCTGCCGTCACAACGCAGCATCAACACAGTAAGGACTAAGTAGCTGTTGCAAACCAGAACAAGAGGAACAAGGACCTCAAGGTGCATTTTAACAGTAGAGAAATCAGAGTAAGAAAGGACACCTGAAGTCGAGCAGAAGCTTGTGTTCATGCCGAAAGCTGCCCCCCTGCTCTCCCTTGCAGCCCCCCAGTACTGGGAGCAGTGCCTGCCAGCTTGCTGGTCCCACAGCATGTTTTCGACACGTAGGTCCCGCTCACGGGGACACACATATACATAGTGCATTAATACCGCAAGCAGGTATTTTGTCCCCACGTGCCATCGCTTAACGAAGAGGAGACCAGGAAAACCCCTACCCTTCACTTCCCCAGCCCAACCCTGGGGATAAAACCCGGGAGAAAACAACATCCCGAGAGCTTGGCTGGACACCAGACAGCCCTTTATATAGACCCCAGTGCTACACCCGTCCTGAAATACAGCTGGGTTGATGGACCCTTGACTAGCACCAGTGAAGGCAGAGTGTTTATCCCCGAACAAGGAACCAGAGCTCAAGATTAGCTGGCACAAAAAACTACGTCAGCGTCTCTACGAGACCGGGCTTCATTAGAGGTGAGGCTCCCTGGGCTTCAGGGAGGCGAATTTCTGCCCCCAAACCCCCGCGATTTTGCTTTCGTTCTGGAGTTCGTTTCACTCATTTCCCCAGTTATCACACGGTTAATATTTAACAAGTGACCTATTGTAGAGACCACACCACAAGTATTAGAGGAAGATAGCTAATCTTGCTACAATATATTACCAGGACAGCTTCCTTGTGGTGCGTGACAGCCTTGGAGCCGGTTATTTTTTGACCAGTTCTCTTCTGACAAGTACAGGTTAAAAGTTAAACAAAACACGAGCCAAGGCTGGCAGGAACACCTCATGATGTGAAAAGCACAACTCGCTGTGTCGTTAGCCGCGAGAGTTCATTGTGTGGGCacagaaagtattttaagaatTCACCTCTTTTTGCTCTGGTTCAGCCATTGTTTCCTATTTTCCTAGCTGCGTATTCCCACATCTAAGACAAAACAACGCACACGAATATCTTTTTCTCCACTTTTGCTGTTCCTGTGGCACGGAGCCAGGACCACTACACGACCCACTCAGGGCAAGCCAGAGACGTACCAGAAAAAGCTGGGATCCCCTTGTATGCAAAACCAATTCTGTCTGCAAGATTTTTAGGCCGGTTCAGACGCTTCTGGAATCAGAAGCTGAACCGGCTGGCTCACGTCCTCTGGAGACCGAGTGTGGACCACCGCTCAATAAAAATCTCAGCATCTGGAGACAGCTGAAAgtcctggggatggggagggagggcagtggCTGCACAAACACGCAGGAGGGCAAGTTCCTCTGctgctggcaaaaaaacccccaaccctcaGCACCTGCCAGTTACGTCAGGGCTTTGTTTCAGCAACAGTTCTCAAAAGCACCTCTTTCCTAAAAACACTGAGCTTAAGTGCATGGCAAACAGGAAGGGAAAACGTGCAGTGGGTGGGTGCAAGCAAAGCACTGGCAGTGTTTCCCTCCAACCAGCTGAACCAGACCTAACGAACACAGCAGGGCTCTCCACGCTGCTGAAAGAGCTTGGAGGAGAAAATAGGGAGGAAGCTTTCTACTTTAGGAGAAGGTCATCCCAGCCGGCTTTGAGCTTGCCACGTAGGTTCGCGCTACCCCCAGAGCTGCAGCAAATCACTGCCTACGGGAGTGGGATGTTCCCTCCAGGCTGCACggggatcatagaatggttcgggttggaagagaccttaaagatcatctagttccacccccctgccctgggcagggacacctcccaccagaccaggctgctcacagccccgtccaccctggccttgaacccctccagggatggggcaaccacagcttctctgggcaacctgggccaggggctcaccaccctcagagtgaaaaatttcttcctaatatctaatctaaatctcccctcttccagtttaaaactgttaacccTCTTCTTATCACTACcgtccctgataaggagtccctccccagctttcctgtagccccctttagggactggaaggggctctaaggtctccctggagccttctcttctccagactgaacaaccccagctttctctcagcctgtcttcatagcagaggtgctccagccctcggatcatctttgtggccctccgctggacttgctccaacaggtccatgtccttcttatgttgggggacccagagctggacacagtactccaggtggggtctcaccagagcggagcagaggggcagaatcacctccctcgacctgctggtcaccctTCTTTCAATAtggcccaggatgcggttggttttctgggctgcgagcgcacattggaggctcgtgttgagcttctcatctgccaacacccccaagtccttctcttgagggctgctctcaatccattctctgcccagcctatatttgtgcttgggattgcccaaGCTTGGGATGCCCCAGCATCACGGGATGGGGGTGCTCCCGTCACCTACGAGCCACACGTTGCCTCACTACGAACTCACCTTTCAGGAGTCAAGTAATCCTCTTCATCAGCAGCTGCACACAAAGACACAGAGGATTAGCCTTTGAAGGCAAGACCACTCTCCTACAGAACACGGGCTGCAGCGACGGGGAGGTGTGACGGGGAGGGCCCTCGCTCGAGGCAGCACACCACACACAAAGGCAGGCGTGAAATAAGATTGCCAGCAGAAACTAGGGATGTGGCTATGTTAATACGTCATTATTTCGTGTTTCCAGGCAACAACCTCAGGCTTTCTAGAGATCAATAATTGAGCAATATTTAGAGAGCATGGAGACAATGACATATAAATCTAACTAGTTTCCTTAATCAAATTAATATAGTTAGAAAAGGCAAATAGGTTAGAAAAGAGTTTCAGTGAAAGCCTCTCTCTTATTCTTATCAAGGCCAGGGCAGACCGATAAGCACTGGCACAGTAAAGCCAAAGAGAGTTTAGCCGAGCCCTTCCTAGAAAAGCAGCTCCCTTTGAATTCAGCAAAAGTTCTGCCTAAAGATCTGGCTATAATTAAGCCTGTATCTATAAAGAAAAACTATTTAGCAGCTTAATAAGCGGTCCAGAATATTCCATTATGCAACATCAATAGGATTTTATTATGGGAAACTGAACTTTTGCATTTCTTGATGTTGGAACATTTAACGACGTTGCCCTCTGTTGTATTCAAAACAGAAGGGGGGGATTAGCAGACCAGTTTCTACCGATTTTATTGTGCCTTCCCACAGTTGTGAGCCGCAGAGTCAAGGCATTTCCCATTGAAGCGGAGCGATAAAGATCGGCTCGGCGCagatgcagctgctgttgctttaCAGCCAGCTGTAAAGGGCTCACAACGCGCTGCAGTCGGGAAGAAAGTGGGTTTCTGCATGGGGGATGACGTCCAGCCTGGAAAAGCAGATCCCTTTTCCAGAgtaagagcaaaaaaaaataataaaaaaaaaatcagatcagcCTCACTGAAACTGTTGGGCTCTTTTTCATGTTTGAGGAAGATGTTAGAAACAAGTAACAGCGTCTTATTTCCACGTGCTTGGAATGGGGGCTTTATAGATATCAATAAACGGCGAATTAGTATTCATTTTCTGCAGAACAGATTTGGGGAGAAAGACTAGAAATCTCTTACTTGTTTCATTTCCTCTGTGGACCGAAGGCGCGGAGCTTCGGAAAGCGCTGAGATCAAACTTCGGGGGTCTTGCCGGCTTCCCGGGGGCTGGACCCAGGGATTCGGCTGAAGGGAGAGCTTTAACTCTTGGCCACTTGCTCCCGGGGCTGTCAAACCATTTTCCTGCTCGGGGCTGGCAGAAGGGAGGCTCCGGTTCTGCTCCGGAGAAGCACAAGGACAGGCAGCAATTAGCCCTCCTTTAAGCAAAAAATCTGTGCAGGACCATTAGTTGTTATACAGACATTTCTaaccagccctgctccctcccagttTCAGCGTCCCCGTCACACAGTGGGGCTCTTGCCATGTTAGAATGGCAAAGTAAATGGAAATGTCCGTTTTTGCAGATTTTTACAAAGTGAACCATGTTGGGGCCTCAGCTCTCGACAGCTCCCTTCCTCTGGATTATAAAATACCAGCTTAATTTTCTGTACCGATAACAGTTTAATCTGCCAGGGTTTAGAGGTGTAGCTGTTTTCCACACACAGCCTGAGCGAGGTGGCTTTCCAGAGTAAACAAAGACTTAATCTTTTCAGTGCCCCGTCACTCGGCGTGACGTCAGCAAGGAGAACTTCGCGGCATCCCAGTTTCCTAGCACCGGTTTCTGGAAGAAATATTGCAAGGAGAATGTGCTCTCCGAGCTCAAACATGACCTTTCTCAAAGCTGGGAGGGAGCGGAGCTCACGTTTACGCCATTTTAATTTGAACTAAGCTGTCTTTGCAAAAAAGCCAAGCCTTTATATGTCTGTGTGAAAACATAATAGCAGGTTATAGCCACATTTACAAGGCCAAAGCAGGCCAAAACTGAAGATACTCCCCTACCCTCACTCCATCCTACTCTAAAAATGTGGACAATTTCttactgaatcatagaatggttggggttggaagggaccacaaagatcatctagttccacccccctgccctgggcagggacacctcccaccagaccaggttgctcaaagccccgtccaacctggccttgagcccctccagggatggggcatccacagcttctctgggcaacctgggccagggacccaCCACCCTCACCGtgagttttaaaaaatttggTGGAGATGGGGAGCCCTCACCTTCCCCAAGCTCAGCAGCAGTTTGAGACCCATTTTTTATCTACAGGACCTCCAGGGACGGAAGGGAGCGCTCCAATGGGCCAGTTTCACCTCTTGTTTAAGGGTCCCAACTCACAGCAGCTTCTCTCTTCAGCTGCTGTACCCTGCACTTTCAGAGCGCCTATACACACACGTGCTCGTATGCTCACTGTCAAGAGTACAGCCTACTATACCTTTCTGGTGCTGAGGTTGCTTTCCTGGTGCAGGATAACCCGCCTGGCAGAACGCAGTTGCCACCGCGCtctcagcagcagctccatcagaGCCCCTGTGTCCTCTGGGAGCCTGGGGAAGAGCCGTCCCGCTGCCACGCAGAGCGTCCTTCTTCTGGGCAGGCAAGTCCAGCATGGGCTTGCTTCCAGAGGGTCGCGTCCTGCTGCCACCCGATGCAGCCGGAGCACTCACTGCCCTCTGCTCCGGGCAAGGGTGCACGTATAAGTTTGTTGCCCGTTGGGTTGGGAGCATGACATTTGCTTTCTCGCCGCAGGATAAAGCATTTTCCCAGATCTTCAGGGCACGGTGGAAAGAATTCGGGAGCGAAGGGTCCTCTGGAGCTGTTTGGGCTGGTCCTTGCCAATCAATGCAAGAGGATGGCAGAGGCTTCTCCGGACCTTTCTCAGGAGAACTCAGTCCTTTCTCCAAGACGTTGCCTTTGTGGTCTTCGTTGTGCCCCGTCGGCTCCATGTAACCCAGCTTGGCTCGAGGCCATGCCAAGGGGTTGCACTGGGTGAGCGCAGAGGGTTGGGAAGCAGGTTGGGCAGGTTCATGCTTAGGTTTTATCACTTCTCTCTTACTCAGAGGCAGAGGGCTGGACACGGCGTTACCTCCAGAGCCCGGCTTGGGTGGGATCTCAGTGGGAGGCTTCCTGCGCGGCTGCACCAGCTTGTGGGCCAAGTTGGAGTCATTTTGAAATTTTGCTCGTAGGGCTCTGATATTAGTCACACCTtcctgggagggggaagagaggagaacaCAAAACATCTGCTTTCAGAGGTGGCCACAGGCAATTTATACCATCATGATCCTTTCAGAGAGAAAGAGGCCACAGACTCCACCCTGGTCACCAAGGATATGCAGAGCCTGGTGAAACTTTTGAAGCAGGTGAGCAGAATTAACTCATTCAAAGGATCCGCCAAAGGGTCACAAATCACTCCCGATAAAGGCAATAGAGCAGAGATAAGGGGAAAACACAGGAGCAGAGCACGGCAACGCAACCAAGCAGAGCCAGCGGGAACGGCAGAGAGGGCTCCCGCTCCCCAACATCACCCAGTGCTGGAGAATCTCCTTCGAGACACCCAGGCAAACACTAAAATGAACATTAGAGCTTCCCAGCAGAGGTGCTGCGATACCGCTTGTGCACCTGCCGGGCAAGAAAGCTGCACTTCATTTTCAGTACACAAGTACCAGCCAGAGGAGAGGGCGATGCTGCTCCAGAGATCCCCAGTCCATTCCCTGCCTCCTCTAGAAAATTCCACCATGGGAAGAGAAGCACCAAACATCCCCCTTGGTGGGCTCCAAATGACCCCTGGGACAAAACCTTCTTCCTCCACCATGTTGGTTCAGCTCAGGGTCCCCGTGGCTCTTTGGATGCTTCTCCCCTTGCTGTTGTTCCCACCCCACGAAGCAGAGGACACACAAATCAAACACGCAGGACGCAAGGACAGCAAGAGCATCTCCCAGTCCATGTGATGAATACAGGCTAAGATACTCAATTCCTCTCCGGTACATTTACCAGACCCCAGGTTATATACGGTTTTGAACAAAGAGAGCTAATCAGCGACGGCACAGTTTAAAACTCCATTTAAAGAACGTTTTGTTTCGGGCCTTTGTCCCCAGGAATCTCACCGTCCCGTGCTGGAGAAAGAGGACCACAGTTTTTGCCTGCAGCGTTGTGGCTTCAATTCAGCCCTGAACTGAACTAGGGAggagaaaatatgaagaaaaatttacGAGCTACTTAAGTCCTTGAACTGCTCTATAAGTTTTTATATGCCATGATTACATTAGGTGCACTACTCTGGCAGCTTAGCTCGGTGCGGAGAACTGTAAGGCTTCACGAGAACATGTCTAATGAGGAAATTGGAAAAAATTATCTAGGACAGAACTTCGTTATTCTGAAAAAAGCCCCAGCCTTAAGTGTTAAGGCAGAACAGATGAATAGCATACTGAGGTTTTATTGCATTTAATTGCACGATTTATTAAACACTGACAATTTCTCTTGAATAACCCCTTTCACTGACTTTATTACTTTCACAGGGTAGCGCATGATGTAAAGAAACAACCCTTGGGGGAGAGGCCTGAATTGCTCCAATTATATTTCATATTAGTGGTCAGCAGCGCGATGCCGGGTAAGCTGCCCAGACAGCCTAATCCAGCGGCGAGCCGATGGGAACGGGAGTTTTTGGAGGCATACGGAGGATGAATCAgattttggaacaaaaaaataataatctcacgTGTACCCGACCCCTCCAGCGATGCCAGACAGGAAATAAAGCAGCGAGGTGCCCTAATGCAATCGCTCCGAGTTTTCGCACGTGCCGCCGCCGCAGTTGAAGAGTTCAATGCTGTTTGCCTCTCCCTACTGATTTCCTTTGCCGTAGTGCGTGGTCCCTCGTCCGCGCCCTCGGAAacgaagaaaatagaaaagaaa is a genomic window of Rissa tridactyla isolate bRisTri1 chromosome 8, bRisTri1.patW.cur.20221130, whole genome shotgun sequence containing:
- the FYB2 gene encoding FYN-binding protein 2 isoform X2, encoding MDVEGVTNIRALRAKFQNDSNLAHKLVQPRRKPPTEIPPKPGSGGNAVSSPLPLSKREVIKPKHEPAQPASQPSALTQCNPLAWPRAKLGYMEPTGHNEDHKGNVLEKGLSSPEKGPEKPLPSSCIDWQGPAQTAPEDPSLPNSFHRALKIWENALSCGEKANVMLPTQRATNLYVHPCPEQRAVSAPAASGGSRTRPSGSKPMLDLPAQKKDALRGSGTALPQAPRGHRGSDGAAAESAVATAFCQAGYPAPGKQPQHQKEPEPPFCQPRAGKWFDSPGSKWPRVKALPSAESLGPAPGKPARPPKFDLSAFRSSAPSVHRGNETTADEEDYLTPESAQLEEQHNDEETPMYLNQSGDATTLCVIEVPKEEPQEYKKQKTFFFAKSSPGRAIIEDEKEEKTSLEREKQEGKKIFKTGENEYVSPISHTKEGGRGGMKVPQVKHDVTSAQTAKRPTPQGLAKDGAKFLPYVYVGAPKSEVEGTTLNQNTWLSLQAPEDIYDDVEEMQDRLSQASDASSQFASASISGNSCEETYEDVEIGGDNPAKPETEKQKRFGNLFKIEKLTLKNIKLKENFRLFSVSVSNLVAVSQEDTVYDDVETGQRDPREKDDKYKTWMPKFRVAKEDKDQRKTSDDVERKIFKVKKRDAEKSKKMEKEEKFFRKTFMYDKEIKVINTATAECSVPSKRRVDLPLTAGEQLDVIDVTEGSAVICRNSEGRYGYVLVEHLNFRQY
- the FYB2 gene encoding FYN-binding protein 2 isoform X4 gives rise to the protein MDVEGVTNIRALRAKFQNDSNLAHKLVQPRRKPPTEIPPKPGSGGNAVSSPLPLSKREVIKPKHEPAQPASQPSALTQCNPLAWPRAKLGYMEPTGHNEDHKGNVLEKGLSSPEKGPEKPLPSSCIDWQGPAQTAPEDPSLPNSFHRALKIWENALSCGEKANVMLPTQRATNLYVHPCPEQRAVSAPAASGGSRTRPSGSKPMLDLPAQKKDALRGSGTALPQAPRGHRGSDGAAAESAVATAFCQAGYPAPGKQPQHQKEPEPPFCQPRAGKWFDSPGSKWPRVKALPSAESLGPAPGKPARPPKFDLSAFRSSAPSVHRGNETTADEEDYLTPESAQLEEQHNDEETPMYLNQSGDATTLCVIEVPKEEPQEYKKQKTFFFAKSSPGRAIIEDEKEEKTSLEREKQEGKKIFKTGENEYVSPISHTKEGGRGGMKVPQVKHDVTSAQTAKRPTPQGLAKDGAKFLPYVYVGAPKSEVEGTTLNQNTWLSLQAPEDIYDDVEEMQDRLSQASDASSQFASASISGNSCEETYEDVEIGGDNPAKPETEKQKRFGNLFKIEKLTLKNIKLKENFRFSAAFGIFLIPQHDAATQGNVEM
- the FYB2 gene encoding FYN-binding protein 2 isoform X1 — encoded protein: MDVEGVTNIRALRAKFQNDSNLAHKLVQPRRKPPTEIPPKPGSGGNAVSSPLPLSKREVIKPKHEPAQPASQPSALTQCNPLAWPRAKLGYMEPTGHNEDHKGNVLEKGLSSPEKGPEKPLPSSCIDWQGPAQTAPEDPSLPNSFHRALKIWENALSCGEKANVMLPTQRATNLYVHPCPEQRAVSAPAASGGSRTRPSGSKPMLDLPAQKKDALRGSGTALPQAPRGHRGSDGAAAESAVATAFCQAGYPAPGKQPQHQKEPEPPFCQPRAGKWFDSPGSKWPRVKALPSAESLGPAPGKPARPPKFDLSAFRSSAPSVHRGNETTADEEDYLTPESAQLEEQHNDEETPMYLNQSGDATTLCVIEVPKEEPQEYKKQKTFFFAKSSPGRAIIEDEKEEKTSLEREKQEGKKIFKTGENEYVSPISHTKEGGRGGMKVPQVKHDVTSAQTAKRPTPQGLAKDGAKFLPYVYVGAPKSEVEGTTLNQNTWLSLQAPEDIYDDVEEMQDRLSQASDASSQFASASISGNSCEETYEDVEIGGDNPAKPETEKQKRFGNLFKIEKLTLKNIKLKENFRLFSVSVSNLVAVSQEDTVYDDVETGQRDPREKDDKYKTWMPKFRVAKEDKDQRKTSDDVERKIFKVKKRDAEKSKKMEKEEKFFRKTFMYDKEIKVINTATAECSVPSKRRVDLPLTAGEQLDVIDVTEGSAVICRNSEGRCKFAESLWHGWPLLNPVWRGKQQCVLCA
- the FYB2 gene encoding FYN-binding protein 2 isoform X3, yielding MDVEGVTNIRALRAKFQNDSNLAHKLVQPRRKPPTEIPPKPGSGGNAVSSPLPLSKREVIKPKHEPAQPASQPSALTQCNPLAWPRAKLGYMEPTGHNEDHKGNVLEKGLSSPEKGPEKPLPSSCIDWQGPAQTAPEDPSLPNSFHRALKIWENALSCGEKANVMLPTQRATNLYVHPCPEQRAVSAPAASGGSRTRPSGSKPMLDLPAQKKDALRGSGTALPQAPRGHRGSDGAAAESAVATAFCQAGYPAPGKQPQHQKEPEPPFCQPRAGKWFDSPGSKWPRVKALPSAESLGPAPGKPARPPKFDLSAFRSSAPSVHRGNETTADEEDYLTPESAQLEEQHNDEETPMYLNQSGDATTLCVIEVPKEEPQEYKKQKTFFFAKSSPGRAIIEDEKEEKTSLEREKQEGKKIFKTGENEYVSPISHTKEGGRGGMKVPQVKHDVTSAQTAKRPTPQGLAKDGAKFLAVSQEDTVYDDVETGQRDPREKDDKYKTWMPKFRVAKEDKDQRKTSDDVERKIFKVKKRDAEKSKKMEKEEKFFRKTFMYDKEIKVINTATAECSVPSKRRVDLPLTAGEQLDVIDVTEGSAVICRNSEGRYGYVLVEHLNFRQY